The sequence below is a genomic window from Nitrospirota bacterium.
TAAGGGTCTGAAATATTAAGACCAAGTATCTTTTTTGAATCTGCTCCCATCGCACAGAGCTCAGAAACTATACTAGGAGTCATTGCTATAATCAGATCAAAGCTTGTTAAATCTTGTCTTCGTAAGGATCGAGAGCGATGATGGTTTATATCCAATCCCATCTCTTTCATTACAGTTAGAGCTTGGTTTGTAGGACGTAGCCCATCAGCAGTATCTAGTCCTGCACTTTGAACTTCTGCTGCAGCCCCAAGAAGGGAACTTGCTATCGCTGCTGCCATCGGACTCCTGCAAGTATTTC
It includes:
- a CDS encoding low molecular weight protein arginine phosphatase, with translation MRGVSMSIKRILIVCQGNTCRSPMAAAIASSLLGAAAEVQSAGLDTADGLRPTNQALTVMKEMGLDINHHRSRSLRRQDLTSFDLIIAMTPSIVSELCAMGADSKKILGLNISDPYGESIEVYRITANEILGELKQTIKKHI